GGCCACCCGCGAGAACCTGCGCCGCGCCGCGCAAACCCTCGCCGAACGCAGCGGCCCGGAAGATCTGCTATTCATCTACCTGACCAGCCACGGCACCGCCGAGCATGAACTGGTGCTCGACCAGCCACGCATGGAGCTGGCTGACCTGCCCGCCGACGAACTCGCCGCCGTGCTCGCCCCGCTGAAAAACCGCGACAAGATCATCGTGATTTCTTCGTGCTACTCCGGCGGGTTCATCCCGGCGCTGAAAGACGAGCGCACGCTGATCATGACCGCCTCGCGCGCAGACCGGGTGTCCTTCGGCTGCTCGGAAGAAGCCAACTTCACCTACTTCGGTGATGCGCTGTTCGCCCAGGCGCTGAACCAGACCGATGATCTGGAGCAAGCCTTCAAACTGGCCAAGGCCAACGTCGCCGAGCGTGAACTGGCGGACAATTTCGAGGCGTCAGAGCCGCAGATCTGGGCGCCGAAAACCGTGCTGGCGCACTGGCAACTGCTGCGCAAACAGCAAGCAAGAAAAGCTTTGCAAAGTGCTGCATTGAACGACGGGGCGATAAAGAGCAACTAAGCTGAACAGTATCAAGGGAGAGACACTATGTACTTGACGCCTCAGCACGTACTGCTTGCCGGAGCCACCGGTTTGACCGGTGAACATCTACTCGACCGTTTGCTCAACGAGCCAACGATTTCGCGCGTGCTCGCCCCTTCGCGTCGCCCCTTGGCGGAACATCCGCACCTGGAAAACCCGGTGGGAGATCCGCAGGCTTTTCTGCCGCAGCTCAGTGGTCGTGTCGATATCGCCTATTGCTGCCTCGGTACCACGATCAAGCAGGCCGGTTCGGAAGCGGCGTTTCGCGCGGTGGATCTGGACATGGTGGTGGCGTTCGCCAAACGCGCGCGGGAGATGGGTGCGCGGCATCTGATTGTGATCAGCGCGATTGGCGCCGATCCGAAATCATCGGTTTTCTACAACCGTATCAAAGGCGAAATGGAGCAGGCGTTGCGTGCGCAGGACTGGCCGCAACTGACCATTTGCCGGCCATCGCTGTTGTTGGGTGAGCGGACTGAACCGCGTCTGGCCGAGCAACTGGCCGGGCCGTTGTCGAAGCTGATTCCGGGTAAATACCGTGGCATCGAGGCCTGCCAATTGGCGCGGGCGATGTGGCGGTTGGCGCTGGAAGAGCAGGATGGTGTGCGGGTGATCGAGTCGGATGATTTGCGCAAGCTCGGCAAATAATCTATAGCGCCCGGAAGAAAGCTTTCGCGAGCAGGCTCGCTCCCACATTTGCACCGCGTCCCCCTGTGGGAGCTAGCCTGCTCGCGAATGGAGTGCGCAGCGCTTCCCTACAATCCGCCAGTTGCCTGAAAACTCACGCCAATCACCGTGAGCAACGACAGCGGCAACAACAGCGTATCAAGCAAAGCACTCGCCGGCAGATCTACCCCCGGATAACTCGGCGCTTCAGCCCCGAACCGATCCATCGCGCAGCACCCGCCATTCATTGCGTACAAATCCAGCCGCGTCCCGGAGTACACCACTGGTGCCCCCGGTTTGGCCGCATCCAGCGTGCGTGCCGTGGCGCACCCGCTCAGCAACAACGCCAGCCCGATCAACAGCAGCTTATTCATCACTGCTCAGATGATGCTCGCCCCAACGCGGCAGCATGTCCTGAGGAATACCGAGCAGATTGAGAATTCGCGCCACGACGAAATCGATCAGGTCGTCGATGGTCTGCGGCTGGTGATAGAACCCCGGCGAGGCCGGCAGAATCGTCACGCCCATGTTCGACAGCTTGAGCATGTGCTCCAGATGAATGCTCGAATACGGCGCCTCGCGCGGCACCAGAATCAACTGGCGACGCTCCTTCAAAGTGACATCGGCGGCGCGTTCGATCAGGTTGTTGCAGGCGCCCGTGGCAATCGCCGATAGCGTGCCCGTGGAGCACGGCACCACGACCATCGCCGCCGGAGCGCCCGACCCCGAGGCGACCGGCGACATCCAGTCTTCCTTGCCGTACACGCGGATCTGCCCGGCGGCGGCCCCGGTGTATTCGGTCAGGAATGCCTGCATCATCTGCGGCTTGGCCGGCAGCGTGACATCGGTCTCCGTAGCCATGACCAGTTGTGCAGCTTTCGAAATCAGGAAATGCACTTCGCGGTCTTCCCGCACCAGACAATCGAGCAGGCGCAAACCGTACTGCGCACCGGACGCGCCGGTCATCGCCAGCGTAATGCGTTCGGGGCCATTGCTCTCAAAACGAGTGTTCATTGCAGCGCCTCGGCGAGTTTGCCGTGCAAGCCGCCGAAGCCGCCGTTGCTCATGATCACCACGTGCGTGCCGGGTTGGGCCTGGCTCTTCACGCGTTCGATGATGCCTTCCAGCGAATCGCTGACAATCGACGGCACTTTGCACAGCGCGGCGGTGCCGGCCAAGTCCCAACCGAGGTTGGCCGGCGCATACCAGATCACTTGGTCGGCATCGACCACACTGTCCGGCAAACCGTCACGGTGGGCACCGAGCTTCATCGAGTTGGAGCGCGGCTCGATGATCGCGATAAGTGGCGCGTCGCCGATGCGTTTGCGCAGGCCGTCGAGGGTGGTCGCAATCGCAGTCGGGTGGTGGGCAAAGTCGTCGTAGATGGTGATGCCGCGGACTTCGGCGACTTTCTCCATGCGGCGTTTGACGTTCTTGAACGCACTCAACCCGGCGATGCCCATCGACGGCACCACACCAACATGACGCGCCGCCGCCAGAGCGGCCAATGCGTTGGCGACGTTGTGCTGACCGGTCAGCTCCCACTCGACGGTGCCTTGCGACACGCCTTCGAACATCACCTCAAACGCCGAACCGTCTTCGCTGAGCAGTTTGACTTGCCACTGACCGCCGGCACCGGTGGTTTGCACCGGGGTCCAGCAACCCATTTCGATCACACGTTGCAAGGCCGGCTCGGTAGTCGGGTGGATAACCAGGCCTTCACTCGGGATGGTGCGCACCAAGTGGTGGAATTGCCGCTCGATCGCCGGCAGATCCGGGAAGATGTCGGCATGATCGAACTCAAGGTTATTGAGGATCGCGGTGCGCGGACGGTAGTGAACGAATTTCGAGCGCTTGTCGAAGAAGGCGCTGTCGTACTCGTCGGCCTCGATCACGAAGAACGGCGTGCCGCCCAGACGTGCCGATACCGAGAAATTCTGCGGCACGCCACCGATCAGGAAACCCGGGCTCATGCCAGCATGTTCCAGGACCCAGGCGAGCATGCTGCTGGTGGTGGTTTTGCCGTGCGTACCGGCAACCGCCAGCACCCAGCGACCTTGCAGCACGTGGTCAGCCAGCCACTGCGGGCCGGACACATACGGCAGGCCTTTGTTCAGCACATATTCCACCGCCGGATTGCCGCGCGACATGGCGTTGCCGATCACCACCAGATCCGGCGCCGGATCGAGCTGCGCCGGGTCATAACCCTGCGTCAGCTGAATGCCCTGGGCTTCAAGCTGTGTGCTCATCGGTGGATAGACGTTGGCGTCGGAGCCGGTCACGTGATGGCCCAGCTCTTTGGCCAACACCGCCATGGAGCCCATGAAAGTCCCGCAGATACCCAGAATATGAATGTGCATAGTCGACCTCGTAAAACATGGCCGCAGGTTAGCGTAGGGAGGGGGAAATCGCACTCTTTAGCTGAGAGGCGGGGCTGGTTTGGCCTGGCATTTGGGTTCGCCTGTAGATTGCGGCCCCTCACCCCAGCCCTCTCCCGAGGGAGAGGGAGCCGATCTGCGTCGTTTTCAAATCCTGAGTTCGGCTCGATATTTCAGGTCGGCGTAGATCAGTAGATCTGACTCGGCCAGTCCACTTTTCGGCGGGAGAGGGAGCCGATCTCGGTCGCGTTCAAATCCTTGAGTTCGGCTCTGTAACTCAGGTCGGCGTAGATCAGTAGAGCGACTCGGTCAGTCCCCTCTCCC
This region of Pseudomonas sp. R84 genomic DNA includes:
- a CDS encoding oxidoreductase, with translation MYLTPQHVLLAGATGLTGEHLLDRLLNEPTISRVLAPSRRPLAEHPHLENPVGDPQAFLPQLSGRVDIAYCCLGTTIKQAGSEAAFRAVDLDMVVAFAKRAREMGARHLIVISAIGADPKSSVFYNRIKGEMEQALRAQDWPQLTICRPSLLLGERTEPRLAEQLAGPLSKLIPGKYRGIEACQLARAMWRLALEEQDGVRVIESDDLRKLGK
- the mpl gene encoding UDP-N-acetylmuramate:L-alanyl-gamma-D-glutamyl-meso-diaminopimelate ligase; this translates as MHIHILGICGTFMGSMAVLAKELGHHVTGSDANVYPPMSTQLEAQGIQLTQGYDPAQLDPAPDLVVIGNAMSRGNPAVEYVLNKGLPYVSGPQWLADHVLQGRWVLAVAGTHGKTTTSSMLAWVLEHAGMSPGFLIGGVPQNFSVSARLGGTPFFVIEADEYDSAFFDKRSKFVHYRPRTAILNNLEFDHADIFPDLPAIERQFHHLVRTIPSEGLVIHPTTEPALQRVIEMGCWTPVQTTGAGGQWQVKLLSEDGSAFEVMFEGVSQGTVEWELTGQHNVANALAALAAARHVGVVPSMGIAGLSAFKNVKRRMEKVAEVRGITIYDDFAHHPTAIATTLDGLRKRIGDAPLIAIIEPRSNSMKLGAHRDGLPDSVVDADQVIWYAPANLGWDLAGTAALCKVPSIVSDSLEGIIERVKSQAQPGTHVVIMSNGGFGGLHGKLAEALQ
- a CDS encoding YceK/YidQ family lipoprotein gives rise to the protein MNKLLLIGLALLLSGCATARTLDAAKPGAPVVYSGTRLDLYAMNGGCCAMDRFGAEAPSYPGVDLPASALLDTLLLPLSLLTVIGVSFQATGGL
- the ubiX gene encoding flavin prenyltransferase UbiX, whose protein sequence is MNTRFESNGPERITLAMTGASGAQYGLRLLDCLVREDREVHFLISKAAQLVMATETDVTLPAKPQMMQAFLTEYTGAAAGQIRVYGKEDWMSPVASGSGAPAAMVVVPCSTGTLSAIATGACNNLIERAADVTLKERRQLILVPREAPYSSIHLEHMLKLSNMGVTILPASPGFYHQPQTIDDLIDFVVARILNLLGIPQDMLPRWGEHHLSSDE